One genomic window of Candidatus Nitrospira inopinata includes the following:
- a CDS encoding response regulator transcription factor: protein MKRMKEILHPALYEQMAREIGNSIGLELTYKTPAPSPDTRPLPRPLTQEETSPFLKSLRSTVGWVGDIAMNESSSTITVSLPRCPFGSLPIENPYLCHAEASMIGSMVGERFGYAKVSIVPGDGAPPTNCRFTIHLERTPESLLIEGPSFPLEREKPHTSSGRDAERMLSLLSLWERQIVKLIGEGLSDKEIAGALHLSVRTIEGHVAKIRAKTGLNSRNALIRFALQVNGK, encoded by the coding sequence ATGAAGCGCATGAAGGAAATCCTTCATCCCGCCCTGTACGAACAGATGGCTCGAGAAATCGGCAACAGCATCGGCCTGGAACTGACTTATAAGACGCCGGCACCATCTCCCGACACACGTCCCCTCCCGCGCCCTCTCACACAGGAAGAGACTTCTCCTTTTCTCAAATCGCTCCGATCGACTGTGGGGTGGGTCGGTGACATCGCCATGAATGAATCGTCGTCCACGATCACCGTTTCTCTTCCCCGCTGCCCCTTCGGCTCTCTTCCCATAGAGAACCCCTACCTATGCCATGCCGAGGCAAGCATGATCGGAAGTATGGTCGGCGAACGCTTCGGATACGCCAAGGTATCGATCGTACCCGGTGACGGCGCTCCTCCCACAAATTGCCGTTTCACCATCCATCTTGAGCGAACGCCCGAAAGCCTTCTGATCGAAGGACCGAGTTTTCCGCTTGAGCGTGAGAAACCGCATACATCTTCAGGTCGAGACGCCGAACGGATGCTTTCTCTTCTTTCTTTATGGGAGCGGCAAATCGTCAAACTCATCGGAGAAGGCCTTTCGGATAAAGAAATCGCCGGCGCCTTGCATCTCAGCGTCCGCACCATCGAAGGCCACGTGGCAAAGATCCGCGCCAAAACGGGACTGAACTCTCGTAACGCTCTGATTCGATTCGCCCTTCAAGTGAATGGAAAATAG
- a CDS encoding response regulator transcription factor, whose amino-acid sequence MPRHACHDVSRKVSTRKTGTANPPHVRILLADPHDITLAGARQVLERVPRFKVIGQATTAAAAMSAIERQTVDLAILDVRLDGGNGIDVCRRIRSVFPRTQVLLLIDSIDEESFVSALQAGTAGILVKSVGGAGLVRAIEAVCDGHIVFDRSIFLHFAPQLCTQAAGKQGSARADLSVQEQRVMALVTEGKTNKEIAVALGLSDKTVKNYLYRVYDKLQVTRRAQATKTFIERTRAAGAFGVTDFGCPFLSPRSPSTLSQN is encoded by the coding sequence ATGCCGAGACACGCATGCCACGACGTCTCAAGAAAGGTTTCGACGAGAAAGACCGGGACCGCAAATCCGCCCCATGTTCGGATTCTCTTGGCCGACCCACACGACATCACGCTGGCCGGCGCGCGCCAGGTGCTGGAGCGGGTCCCCCGTTTCAAAGTGATCGGCCAAGCGACCACCGCCGCTGCCGCGATGTCCGCCATCGAAAGACAAACCGTCGACCTGGCAATCCTGGACGTTCGTCTTGACGGCGGGAACGGAATTGACGTGTGCCGCCGCATTCGCTCCGTTTTTCCCCGCACGCAGGTGCTGCTTCTCATCGACAGCATCGATGAAGAATCCTTCGTATCGGCCTTGCAAGCGGGCACGGCGGGAATCCTGGTCAAAAGCGTGGGAGGGGCCGGCTTGGTCCGCGCCATTGAAGCCGTCTGCGACGGCCACATCGTTTTCGACAGGAGCATCTTTCTTCACTTCGCGCCGCAGCTCTGCACCCAGGCGGCGGGGAAACAAGGCAGCGCTCGCGCGGATCTTTCCGTTCAAGAGCAACGGGTCATGGCGCTCGTGACGGAGGGAAAAACCAACAAAGAAATCGCCGTGGCTCTTGGTCTCAGCGATAAAACGGTGAAGAACTACTTATACCGCGTGTACGACAAACTGCAGGTCACGCGTCGGGCCCAAGCGACGAAGACGTTTATCGAGCGAACCCGCGCAGCCGGCGCCTTTGGAGTGACCGATTTCGGCTGCCCCTTCCTATCGCCCC